One genomic window of Staphylococcus hsinchuensis includes the following:
- a CDS encoding alkaline phosphatase: protein MKMYKKFATASLTSAIVLGSAFGGAQTIHASAGGQAPGNDSDVTYMGNTKNPKNVIFMVGDGMGPSYNSAYRYFKDKPETKEMEKTAFDDYLVGTQRTNPDDPDENVTDSAAGATAFSSGHKTYNGAIGVDGNKQKLKTVLEQAKENGKSTGLVSTAEITDATPAAYAAHVDDRDKKDEIAQQFYNDTINGQHKVDVLLGGGAKYFGKENGNLTDKFKKDGYDIVNNKTQLQNSKNNQVLGLFSDENMPLQIDAPAKNPKLVDMTDSAINRLQQNNKGFFLMVEGASIDKSGHPNDITGVMSEMQGFEKSFDYAMNYAKQHPDTLVVATADHSTGGLSIAKGKDYKWNPDAIKKMKHSGSYMTQEIAKGKDPEKVINEGYGFELSKDDMKAIKKQTKNIKKYNEDDKDYAAELQKLQDAIQKPINDESHTGWTTNGHTGEDVNTYAFGPGSDRYQGNIDDTDDAKNIFDFFRNSAK from the coding sequence ATGAAAATGTACAAAAAGTTTGCAACAGCTTCTTTAACTAGTGCAATCGTATTAGGTTCAGCATTTGGTGGAGCTCAAACAATTCACGCTTCTGCAGGTGGTCAAGCACCAGGGAATGATTCAGACGTAACTTACATGGGAAATACTAAAAATCCTAAAAATGTAATTTTCATGGTTGGCGATGGTATGGGACCTTCTTATAATTCAGCTTACCGTTACTTCAAAGATAAACCAGAAACGAAAGAAATGGAAAAAACAGCTTTCGATGATTATTTAGTAGGGACACAACGTACAAACCCTGATGATCCAGATGAAAACGTAACTGACTCAGCTGCGGGAGCAACAGCTTTCAGTTCAGGACATAAAACATACAACGGTGCTATCGGTGTTGATGGTAACAAACAAAAACTTAAAACAGTATTAGAACAAGCTAAAGAAAACGGTAAATCAACTGGTTTAGTTTCAACTGCTGAAATCACAGATGCTACACCAGCAGCATATGCAGCACACGTTGATGACCGTGACAAAAAAGATGAAATCGCTCAACAATTCTACAATGATACAATCAATGGTCAACATAAAGTAGACGTTCTTCTTGGTGGGGGAGCTAAATACTTCGGTAAAGAAAACGGAAACTTAACTGATAAATTCAAAAAAGACGGTTACGACATCGTAAACAATAAAACACAATTACAAAATTCTAAAAATAACCAAGTATTAGGTTTATTCTCTGATGAGAACATGCCATTACAAATCGATGCACCAGCTAAAAACCCTAAATTAGTAGACATGACTGACAGTGCAATCAACCGTTTACAACAAAATAATAAAGGTTTCTTCTTAATGGTAGAAGGTGCTTCAATCGATAAATCAGGTCACCCTAACGATATCACTGGTGTAATGTCAGAAATGCAAGGTTTCGAAAAATCATTCGACTACGCAATGAACTATGCTAAACAACATCCTGATACATTAGTTGTAGCAACAGCTGACCATTCAACTGGTGGTCTTTCAATCGCTAAAGGTAAAGATTACAAATGGAACCCAGATGCAATCAAGAAAATGAAACATTCTGGTTCTTACATGACTCAAGAAATTGCTAAAGGTAAAGATCCTGAGAAAGTAATTAACGAAGGTTATGGTTTCGAATTATCTAAAGATGATATGAAAGCAATTAAGAAACAAACTAAAAACATTAAGAAATACAACGAAGACGATAAAGACTATGCAGCTGAATTACAAAAATTACAAGACGCTATCCAAAAGCCAATTAACGATGAATCACACACTGGTTGGACTACTAACGGTCACACTGGTGAAGACGTAAATACTTACGCATTCGGTCCTGGTAGCGATAGATACCAAGGTAACATCGACGATACTGACGATGCGAAAAACATCTTTGACTTCTTCAGAAACTCAGCTAAATAA
- a CDS encoding amino acid permease: protein MNDNNELQRGLSARQMRMIALGGTIGVGLFMGATSTIKWTGPSVIFAYLIAGLFIFLVMRAMGEMVYLTPTSGSFANFAGDYIHPVAGYLTAWSNIFQWVVVGMSEVIAVGEYMNFWFPHLPQWIPGVIVVLLLAGANLVSVKAFGEFEFWFAMIKVVTIILMIIAGIGLIFFGFGNGGNPIGLSNLWSHGGFMPHGWLGFFFALSIVIGSYQGVELIGITAGETKDPQKNIKSAVNGVIWRILIFYIGAIFVIVTVYPWNDLGNIGSPFVATFAKVGITFAAGLINFVVLTAAMSGCNSGIFSASRMMLTLSKNGHLPKVFTKVMKNGVPLWTVLAISIGILIGALLNVILPLFIKGADSIFVYVYSASILPGMVPWFMILISHMRFRKHYPEKIEGHTFKMPGGRATSLVTMIFFIIVLIGMLFNKETVVSVIIGIVFLLFMTAFYFIKGYHKLSKDEQILK from the coding sequence ATGAATGATAATAATGAGTTACAAAGGGGACTCAGTGCTCGCCAAATGCGAATGATTGCATTGGGTGGAACAATTGGTGTCGGTCTGTTTATGGGTGCAACAAGTACAATTAAATGGACAGGGCCTTCAGTAATTTTTGCATATTTAATTGCAGGTTTATTTATATTTTTAGTTATGAGAGCAATGGGAGAAATGGTTTATTTAACACCTACTTCAGGATCATTTGCTAATTTCGCAGGAGATTACATACATCCAGTCGCAGGCTATTTAACAGCATGGAGTAATATATTCCAATGGGTTGTCGTTGGAATGAGTGAAGTTATAGCCGTCGGTGAATATATGAATTTCTGGTTCCCACATTTACCACAGTGGATCCCAGGTGTTATTGTCGTGCTGTTATTAGCTGGAGCTAACTTAGTTTCAGTTAAAGCTTTCGGCGAATTTGAATTTTGGTTTGCAATGATCAAAGTTGTAACAATTATCTTAATGATTATCGCTGGTATTGGATTAATCTTCTTTGGTTTCGGTAATGGCGGTAACCCAATTGGATTATCGAACTTATGGTCACATGGTGGGTTTATGCCACACGGATGGTTAGGTTTCTTCTTTGCATTATCAATTGTAATTGGTTCATATCAAGGGGTTGAATTGATCGGTATCACTGCCGGTGAAACAAAAGATCCTCAAAAAAATATTAAAAGTGCAGTCAACGGTGTTATCTGGCGTATATTAATCTTCTATATCGGAGCAATATTCGTCATTGTAACCGTCTATCCTTGGAATGATTTAGGTAATATTGGTAGTCCATTCGTTGCGACATTTGCCAAAGTAGGTATTACATTCGCTGCTGGTTTAATAAACTTTGTTGTATTAACAGCTGCCATGTCAGGATGTAACTCAGGTATCTTTAGTGCAAGTCGTATGATGTTAACACTATCTAAAAATGGTCATCTACCTAAAGTCTTTACGAAAGTAATGAAAAATGGTGTACCACTTTGGACAGTATTAGCGATTTCAATCGGAATATTGATTGGTGCATTATTAAATGTGATTTTACCTTTATTTATTAAAGGTGCGGATAGTATTTTCGTCTATGTTTACAGTGCTTCAATCTTACCAGGAATGGTGCCGTGGTTTATGATATTAATAAGTCATATGAGATTTAGAAAGCATTATCCTGAAAAAATTGAAGGGCATACGTTTAAAATGCCTGGAGGAAGAGCGACAAGTCTTGTGACAATGATCTTCTTTATCATTGTGCTAATTGGAATGTTATTCAATAAAGAAACTGTCGTTTCAGTTATAATCGGAATTGTATTTTTATTATTTATGACAGCATTTTATTTCATAAAAGGCTATCATAAGTTAAGTAAAGACGAACAAATATTAAAATAA
- a CDS encoding HAD family hydrolase: MYRAVIFDFDGTIVDTEQHLFDTINHHLQQYNKPVISLDFYKQSIGGAATQLHTYLEEQLGTERKEEIYKEHHQSSEFLPINEDIQKLMAFCKKRHIPMAIATSSYRKDIMPIFNRLNLDEYIEVVIGREDVDAIKPEPDPYLTAVQSLNFNPVNCLAIEDSVNGATAAINAGLDVIINTNEITAKQDFSSIAYTDKDLSADEMIEKYFEKSGS; this comes from the coding sequence ATGTATAGAGCAGTTATATTTGATTTTGATGGTACGATTGTTGATACTGAACAACATTTATTTGATACAATCAATCATCATTTACAGCAATACAATAAACCAGTGATATCATTAGATTTCTATAAACAATCAATCGGAGGAGCTGCAACGCAATTACATACATATTTAGAGGAACAACTTGGTACAGAAAGAAAAGAGGAAATATATAAAGAACATCATCAATCAAGTGAGTTTTTACCGATAAATGAGGATATCCAAAAGTTAATGGCATTTTGTAAAAAGCGTCATATACCGATGGCCATTGCGACGAGTAGTTATCGTAAAGATATTATGCCTATATTTAATCGTTTGAATTTAGATGAGTATATAGAGGTAGTCATCGGTAGAGAAGATGTAGATGCGATCAAACCAGAACCGGATCCATATTTAACTGCCGTTCAAAGTTTGAATTTCAATCCAGTTAACTGTTTAGCAATTGAGGATTCAGTCAATGGAGCTACTGCTGCAATAAATGCAGGATTAGATGTCATCATTAATACAAACGAGATAACAGCTAAACAAGACTTTAGTTCAATTGCGTATACAGATAAAGATTTATCAGCAGATGAAATGATCGAGAAGTATTTTGAAAAAAGTGGGAGTTAA
- a CDS encoding bile acid:sodium symporter family protein — protein sequence MLRKVSRFATNTFLVWMLVAAFIGFVFPNELAKLSGWVPYLLGIVMLGMGLTIKPQDFKIVFQAPRAVIIGVILQYTIMPIATYLIAKLFHLPAEVAIGVILVGCCPGGTSSNVMSYLANANVALSVAITSVSTLLAPFITPFLIYLFAHQWLHVSFMSVFWSVVQVILIPILLGLILQKLFRNLAEKTAHVLPIVSVVSISLILASVVGGSKSQILETGLLIFVVVVLHNVVGYTLGYTLAKVFKLKRPDKKAVSIEVGMQNSGLAVSLATVHFSPLAAVPGAVFSLVHNISGPILAKYWNKR from the coding sequence ATGTTAAGAAAAGTAAGTCGTTTTGCAACTAATACATTTTTAGTATGGATGTTAGTTGCAGCATTTATTGGTTTTGTGTTTCCAAATGAGCTTGCCAAATTAAGTGGATGGGTTCCGTATTTACTTGGAATCGTTATGCTCGGAATGGGGTTAACCATCAAACCACAAGATTTCAAAATTGTTTTTCAAGCACCCCGCGCAGTCATAATAGGGGTGATCTTACAGTATACAATTATGCCTATCGCTACGTATTTAATAGCGAAACTCTTCCATTTACCTGCAGAAGTTGCGATAGGAGTAATACTTGTTGGATGTTGTCCAGGTGGGACATCGAGTAATGTGATGAGTTATTTAGCAAATGCTAATGTGGCTTTGTCTGTAGCAATAACGAGTGTTTCTACGTTGCTAGCACCGTTTATCACACCATTTTTAATTTATTTATTTGCACATCAGTGGTTGCATGTGTCATTTATGAGTGTGTTTTGGTCAGTGGTACAAGTTATATTGATTCCAATTTTACTAGGATTAATTTTACAGAAACTCTTCCGAAACTTAGCAGAAAAAACGGCACATGTTTTACCTATTGTCTCAGTTGTTTCTATCTCACTCATATTGGCGTCTGTAGTAGGTGGAAGCAAATCACAGATTTTAGAAACAGGTTTACTTATATTTGTAGTCGTGGTGCTACATAATGTAGTAGGGTATACGTTAGGATATACTTTAGCGAAAGTCTTCAAACTTAAACGCCCTGATAAAAAGGCTGTTTCAATAGAGGTAGGTATGCAAAATTCTGGCTTAGCAGTGTCGCTAGCTACTGTACATTTTAGTCCATTAGCAGCTGTGCCTGGCGCAGTATTTAGTTTAGTGCACAATATTAGTGGACCGATATTAGCGAAATATTGGAATAAACGATAA
- a CDS encoding SRPBCC family protein, which produces MAKYNVENENVEIELERLFKVEPALLYQAWTDQRFLKQWFMTSERTNKLIHVEPKQGGEYKIVDVYKGKQNIITGQYQTLTPFEYIVMTVSMPEYSDSEDQINVEIFEREPGITQMVFNYNAYVPKERRLTTLEYKQKKKEYHDSTAHGFETLFDKLQVVLEDFENNM; this is translated from the coding sequence GTGGCTAAATATAATGTAGAAAATGAAAATGTTGAGATTGAACTCGAACGTTTATTTAAAGTCGAGCCCGCATTATTATATCAAGCATGGACAGATCAACGTTTCTTAAAACAATGGTTCATGACCTCAGAAAGAACAAACAAATTAATACATGTAGAGCCTAAACAGGGTGGCGAATATAAGATTGTCGATGTTTATAAAGGAAAGCAAAATATAATAACAGGTCAATACCAAACATTAACACCATTTGAGTATATCGTGATGACTGTAAGCATGCCTGAATATAGTGATTCAGAAGATCAAATTAATGTAGAAATATTTGAACGAGAACCAGGTATCACACAAATGGTCTTTAATTATAATGCTTATGTACCCAAAGAAAGAAGACTTACGACATTAGAATATAAGCAAAAGAAAAAGGAATACCACGACTCTACCGCTCATGGTTTTGAAACACTTTTTGATAAATTACAAGTTGTTTTAGAAGACTTTGAAAATAATATGTAA
- a CDS encoding Na+/H+ antiporter NhaC family protein, whose amino-acid sequence MVQTNKGSAKALLPLIVFIGMFLGVGIITGDFSTMPLNVAILVASLFGLFLNRKESFQNKIEIFTKGAGHSNIVLMMVIFLLAGAFSKTTENMGGVKSTVNLGLSLIPENLLIVGLFVICMFISISMGTSVGTVAAIAPVGFGLSQATDVSAALAMATVVGGAMFGDNLSMISDTTIAAVRTQNTKMSDKFKVNIKIVLPGALLTILILWLLTNGVHVDASKDYAYNIIKVIPYLFVLILALVGVNVIIVLIGGIALSAIIGLVDGSFGWKGLLSAISKGIIGMEDIAIIALLIGGLVALIEHNGGITWLLNFVRRRVKSKRGAELGIASLVSVADLSTANNTISILMAGPLAKEISEEYDVDPRKSASILDMFGSCFQGLVPYSPQLIAAAGVASISPFELVPYSIYPIILGLSGLVAILFGLPRLKKS is encoded by the coding sequence ATGGTTCAAACAAATAAAGGTAGCGCAAAGGCATTACTTCCCTTAATTGTGTTTATCGGTATGTTTTTAGGTGTTGGGATAATTACTGGTGATTTTTCTACAATGCCACTCAACGTAGCTATTTTAGTTGCTTCATTGTTTGGTTTGTTTTTAAATCGTAAAGAATCATTCCAAAATAAGATTGAAATTTTCACAAAAGGCGCAGGTCATTCGAATATTGTACTCATGATGGTAATCTTTTTATTAGCTGGCGCATTTTCCAAAACGACCGAGAACATGGGCGGCGTTAAATCGACTGTTAATTTAGGTTTATCACTGATTCCTGAAAACTTATTAATCGTAGGTTTATTTGTGATTTGTATGTTTATTTCAATCTCGATGGGGACTTCAGTGGGAACTGTAGCTGCGATTGCACCAGTTGGTTTTGGTTTGAGTCAGGCTACAGATGTTTCGGCAGCTTTAGCTATGGCGACTGTAGTCGGAGGCGCAATGTTTGGTGATAATTTATCGATGATTTCCGATACAACTATTGCAGCGGTAAGAACTCAGAATACGAAAATGAGCGATAAATTTAAGGTCAATATTAAAATAGTATTACCAGGAGCCTTACTAACAATTTTAATACTTTGGTTATTGACGAACGGTGTACACGTCGATGCATCTAAAGATTATGCTTATAATATCATTAAAGTTATTCCATACTTATTTGTACTTATCCTGGCACTTGTAGGGGTCAACGTAATTATTGTCCTTATCGGTGGTATTGCTTTATCAGCAATTATAGGGTTAGTCGATGGGTCATTTGGTTGGAAAGGATTACTGTCAGCTATTTCCAAAGGTATCATCGGAATGGAAGATATTGCGATTATCGCTTTACTCATTGGCGGACTGGTGGCGTTAATTGAACATAACGGTGGTATAACTTGGCTATTAAATTTTGTACGACGTAGAGTGAAATCGAAACGTGGTGCTGAACTTGGTATAGCAAGTTTGGTCAGTGTTGCAGATCTTTCTACAGCAAATAATACAATTTCAATATTAATGGCAGGTCCATTGGCCAAAGAAATCTCAGAAGAGTATGATGTAGACCCACGTAAATCTGCTAGTATTTTAGATATGTTCGGTAGTTGTTTCCAAGGACTAGTACCTTACAGCCCCCAACTTATCGCAGCAGCAGGTGTCGCATCAATATCACCATTTGAACTGGTGCCTTATTCCATATATCCAATTATATTAGGCCTCTCAGGTTTAGTTGCAATTCTATTTGGATTACCGCGATTAAAAAAATCGTAA
- a CDS encoding flavin reductase family protein, producing the protein MKKIDASTISKVQNYKLLTGSIIPRPIAFVTSQNKEGILNAAPFSFFNGVNSEPPMIMFSATRSEGQRKDTSLNIEETGEFVLHITDENNVEHINRTAAPLERKANELARTAFTTIASDEVKVPGVAQAKVRMECKLDQIIPLGDSKNGADLIIGEIVMYHIDDDVYIEDSKIDASNLNPVSRLAGNNYALTGKTFSLERPTE; encoded by the coding sequence ATGAAAAAAATAGATGCGTCAACGATTTCAAAGGTACAAAATTATAAATTGTTAACGGGTAGCATCATACCGAGACCCATCGCATTCGTTACTTCACAAAATAAAGAAGGTATATTGAATGCTGCACCATTTAGTTTTTTTAATGGGGTTAACAGCGAACCACCAATGATTATGTTTTCTGCGACACGTAGTGAAGGTCAACGTAAAGATACTTCATTGAATATCGAAGAAACAGGAGAATTTGTACTGCATATTACTGATGAAAACAATGTAGAACACATTAATCGCACTGCTGCACCTTTAGAGAGAAAAGCTAATGAGTTAGCACGTACAGCGTTTACTACCATCGCTTCAGATGAAGTGAAAGTGCCAGGTGTAGCACAAGCAAAAGTACGTATGGAATGTAAGTTAGATCAAATCATTCCACTTGGTGACTCTAAAAATGGTGCTGATCTCATTATTGGTGAGATTGTGATGTACCATATCGACGACGACGTATATATTGAAGATAGTAAAATTGATGCCTCAAACCTCAATCCAGTTTCACGTTTAGCTGGTAATAATTATGCGTTAACTGGAAAAACATTTTCATTAGAACGACCAACTGAATAA
- a CDS encoding SDR family oxidoreductase, translated as MGAQDPRNKFSSADFPKQEQPVPGLQKELDPKPDCGETSYEGHGRLKDYKMLVTGGDSSIGRAAAIAYAKEGADVAINYLPAEQEDAEEVKQVIEEAGRKAVLIPGDLRDEQFNYDLVEQAHKQLGGLDNVTLVAGHQQYRDDIRGFDTASFTETFGTNVYPIFWTVQKALDYFEAGATITLTSSVQGYNPSPILHDYAATKAAIISLTKSLSEELGAQGIRVNCVAPGPFWSPLQISGGQPQSKIPEFGQKEVLGRAGQPVELAGVYVHLAAEESSYTTGQVYGVTGGTQID; from the coding sequence ATGGGTGCACAAGATCCAAGAAATAAATTTTCAAGCGCAGATTTTCCAAAACAAGAACAACCGGTACCAGGACTACAGAAAGAACTAGATCCTAAACCGGATTGTGGTGAAACTTCATATGAAGGACATGGACGTCTTAAAGATTATAAAATGCTTGTAACAGGCGGAGATTCATCAATAGGCCGTGCTGCTGCCATCGCATATGCTAAAGAAGGTGCAGATGTGGCGATTAACTATCTTCCAGCAGAACAAGAAGATGCTGAAGAAGTCAAGCAAGTCATTGAAGAAGCTGGACGTAAAGCAGTCTTAATTCCTGGTGACTTACGTGATGAACAATTTAACTACGATCTCGTTGAACAAGCACATAAGCAATTAGGTGGCTTAGATAATGTAACGCTAGTGGCGGGGCATCAACAATACAGAGATGATATTCGCGGTTTCGATACGGCATCATTTACTGAAACATTTGGAACTAATGTTTATCCAATCTTTTGGACAGTACAAAAAGCGTTAGATTACTTTGAAGCAGGGGCAACGATTACTTTAACGTCATCTGTTCAAGGTTATAATCCAAGCCCAATCTTACATGATTACGCAGCGACGAAAGCGGCTATCATTTCACTCACTAAAAGCTTGTCTGAAGAATTAGGAGCACAAGGTATCAGAGTGAATTGTGTTGCTCCAGGTCCATTCTGGTCACCATTACAAATTTCAGGTGGACAACCCCAGTCTAAAATTCCTGAGTTTGGACAAAAAGAAGTACTCGGTCGTGCAGGTCAGCCAGTAGAACTTGCAGGTGTTTATGTACACTTAGCGGCTGAAGAATCTAGTTATACAACAGGCCAAGTTTATGGTGTAACTGGTGGTACCCAAATCGACTAA
- a CDS encoding amidohydrolase has protein sequence MPKYEDYVQWRRTFHQFPELSEYEYETTKRLKRILESYDIKILDLPLETGLVAEVGQGDDFVAVRTDIDALPIHEQVVHEFTSTNDGVMHACGHDIHMASILGVATGLKEIEQELDGRVRIIFQPAEELGHGAFSITETKAIDGAKAVLGFHNYPSMNINEFAIKSGVLTSAVDRFEYKIQGKGAHAAKPEQGNDPVVALGQLINSVQSIVSRNLSAFDNAVVTIGEVSSGNTWNVIADQAYVQGTVRTFDSKVRERIESRLHAIGKGIETTFDLEVETRYQHLPGAVVNDEQLTQEAIKVAKQLDYDVKLMQEPLTIGEDFAGYSQQYPSVFAFIGSNSKYDLHHPKFDPDERILEKAPQYFITFVQQLLNGETEES, from the coding sequence ATGCCTAAATATGAAGATTATGTGCAATGGAGAAGAACGTTTCATCAATTCCCAGAGTTATCTGAGTATGAATATGAAACAACTAAACGTTTGAAACGTATACTAGAATCTTATGATATTAAAATATTAGATTTACCTTTAGAAACAGGCCTTGTCGCAGAGGTAGGCCAAGGTGATGATTTTGTTGCTGTAAGAACGGACATCGATGCTTTACCAATACATGAGCAAGTCGTGCATGAATTTACTTCAACAAATGATGGTGTGATGCATGCGTGTGGTCATGACATTCATATGGCTAGTATTTTAGGGGTGGCCACTGGTTTAAAAGAGATAGAACAAGAATTAGATGGACGTGTACGTATTATTTTCCAACCAGCTGAAGAACTAGGTCATGGAGCATTTTCAATTACTGAAACGAAAGCAATAGATGGAGCAAAAGCTGTCTTAGGCTTTCATAATTATCCTTCAATGAATATTAATGAATTCGCAATTAAATCAGGCGTATTAACATCAGCTGTAGATCGATTTGAATATAAAATCCAAGGTAAAGGTGCACATGCTGCAAAACCTGAACAAGGGAATGATCCAGTCGTGGCACTAGGACAACTGATCAACAGCGTTCAATCTATTGTAAGTAGAAATTTATCGGCATTTGATAATGCAGTAGTTACAATAGGAGAAGTATCTTCTGGTAATACATGGAATGTCATTGCTGATCAAGCATACGTACAAGGTACTGTTAGAACATTTGATTCAAAGGTTCGCGAACGAATTGAATCACGCCTACATGCGATAGGTAAAGGGATTGAAACGACATTCGATTTAGAAGTAGAGACACGATATCAACATTTACCAGGTGCAGTTGTAAACGATGAACAACTGACGCAAGAAGCGATTAAAGTAGCGAAACAATTAGACTATGACGTGAAATTGATGCAAGAACCGCTGACGATTGGCGAAGATTTTGCTGGATATTCACAGCAATACCCGAGTGTCTTTGCGTTCATAGGATCAAACAGTAAATATGATTTACATCATCCGAAGTTTGATCCTGACGAGCGCATATTAGAAAAGGCTCCACAATATTTTATTACATTTGTTCAACAATTATTGAACGGTGAAACTGAAGAATCGTAA
- the hutI gene encoding imidazolonepropionase produces MNDLIIQNIKQLILPKSTDRPLKGKELDELETVENGTVVVKDGKIVYSGAHTDEYEAEEVIDATGKVVSPALVEAHTHLVHGGSREHEMSLKRQGASYLEILEQGGGILSTVESTRKATEEELFEKAEKNLLTMVQHGVLAVESKSGYGLDKENELKQLRVSNRLAEKYNLDMKHTFLGPHAVPKEAESNQAFLQEMIDLLPEVKEYADFADIFCETGVFTVEESKQYIEAAKKAGYDVKIHADEIDPLGGLELAIDEGAISADHLVASSTEGKAKLKHSDTVAVLLPGTTFYLGKEDYADARGMLDNEGAIAIATDFNPGSCVTNNLQLVMSIAALKLKLTPNEIWNAVTVNAAKAIDVDAGTINEGDKANIVIWDAPNHEYIPYHYGINHAQKVIKDGKVIADNHFEL; encoded by the coding sequence ATGAACGATTTAATTATTCAAAACATTAAACAATTAATTTTACCGAAATCAACAGACCGTCCTTTAAAAGGGAAAGAGTTAGACGAACTAGAAACAGTTGAAAATGGTACAGTTGTAGTTAAAGACGGCAAAATCGTTTACTCAGGTGCACATACGGATGAATATGAAGCGGAAGAAGTTATTGACGCAACAGGTAAAGTTGTTTCACCTGCACTTGTAGAAGCTCATACACACCTTGTACATGGTGGCTCACGTGAACATGAAATGTCACTTAAAAGACAAGGTGCTTCTTATTTAGAAATCCTTGAACAAGGTGGAGGCATCCTTTCAACTGTAGAATCTACACGTAAAGCAACTGAAGAAGAATTATTCGAAAAAGCTGAGAAGAACTTGCTAACAATGGTTCAACACGGTGTGTTAGCTGTAGAAAGTAAAAGTGGTTATGGTTTAGATAAAGAAAACGAATTAAAACAGTTACGTGTATCAAATCGTTTAGCAGAAAAATATAATTTAGATATGAAACATACTTTCCTTGGGCCACATGCAGTACCGAAAGAAGCAGAATCAAACCAAGCATTTTTACAAGAAATGATTGATTTATTACCAGAAGTTAAAGAATATGCTGACTTTGCTGATATTTTCTGTGAAACTGGCGTATTCACAGTGGAAGAATCAAAACAATATATAGAAGCAGCAAAAAAAGCAGGATACGATGTTAAGATTCATGCAGATGAAATCGATCCTTTAGGTGGTTTAGAACTTGCGATTGACGAAGGTGCAATTTCAGCAGACCATTTAGTTGCTTCAAGTACAGAAGGTAAAGCGAAGTTAAAACACAGTGATACAGTAGCGGTGCTATTACCAGGTACAACATTCTATCTCGGTAAAGAAGATTATGCAGACGCAAGAGGCATGTTAGATAATGAAGGTGCTATCGCAATCGCAACAGACTTTAACCCTGGTAGTTGTGTAACGAACAACTTACAACTTGTTATGTCTATTGCAGCTTTAAAATTAAAATTAACTCCAAATGAAATTTGGAATGCTGTGACAGTCAATGCTGCAAAAGCCATTGATGTTGATGCTGGTACAATTAATGAAGGTGACAAGGCAAACATCGTTATTTGGGATGCACCAAATCATGAATATATCCCTTATCACTATGGTATCAACCATGCACAAAAAGTTATTAAAGATGGTAAAGTGATAGCAGATAATCACTTTGAACTTTAA